The window CTGAAAAATTCTTTCCTCATCAGTTCATATGCAAGTTTAAGAGTATTTTTAGTACCTGTGTGATAGTATTTATTGATAGCGATATTAAATATCTTTTTAATTTCTTCATCTACATTGATTCCATCACCCATCAGTTCCACATTTTTCCGTCTTCGGCCACGCTTTTTATCTCCTGCCCGTCTTTCTTTACCTGGACCTCCGCATAAATAGTAGTCTGGAAGTAAAGCGTTCTTTATTTTCCCTCTCTTCCAGAATCTTTTAAGATAATTTAAAACAGTTTTTTCATGTAGGTTATAAATAGACGAGACTTTTAAAACTAGTTCTCTCCGTTCTTTCTTATCAAAAATAGCAGGTTCAAGTCTAACAAGTTCTTTAATAAATTCCCATGCTTTATCCCGTATTTGTCTTGATTTCTCTGACAATTCTTCTTCATGAACAACCTTAACAAATGGGTCGTTTTCCAATATAAATGCAATTTCCTGCTTTATGCCCTCTTCGATATCAGAAATACTTCTTGGGAAAGGACTTTCATTTAAATATATGTTTATAACGTATGCAAGGTTTTGCTGCCTATTAAGCCACAAAATCCTTTCCACACTTTCTTTACCATTATCCTGTACCCACTTAATTAGTGTATTTACTGCAATCAAAGTACCCCCACCCTCTCTGGCAAACTTTGTTGTGCAATTTCTATACTTTGGGTCGAATCATTAATGTCTATTTTCTTATTCATGTCCACCATTATTCTTTTAAGGGCAATTAAACGCTTGAATATATACACCCCTGACCCTGTATCCAAGTTAAATAACCTGTCAAATTGGATAGCGAAATTTCTAATCGAAGTATTGCTTCCTGCCAATTTTTCAACAAAAGCATTGCAGTAATAGTCTGCTTCTTCATCTGTAAATCCTCTTTCATCAGTAGGATATAAGGATGAGTGAATCCATTCGATATTCTTTGCTTTAACTACTGGAATCTCTTTTTGTGTTACTATTCCCCAATCAATGTTTTGGCTCTGCCAGTATCTTCTTTCAATTTCCAGCCTTTCTAGGGCTGTCTTTCGTTCAAGTTCATAATCCGCTTTAAGACTTCTTGCAAGATACGTTATTTTGCCGTTTGGTTTTTTCAATGTTATTAAAAATGATGTAGATAGAATATAAGGGGTTCCTGTATCTTTATCTTTAAATAAGTCAAAATTTAAACCAGCCTTATTTTCTATCACTTCTTCACAGTTGAATAAAGGAAAATGTTCCCTGATATCCAATACATCATCTTGCCATTCAAGCAAATAAAAATATCTTGTCTCTGTATCCGTGAAAAAGTGATGCGTTCTTTTTGTTTTCCATCCAAATATACGTGTAACCCTTCCTTTAGAAGGGAAGTCCTGGACAGTAAGCCAGGGCTTGTAGTCTTTTCCTTTTCCCTGCCCCCTGCCCTCCTGTATCCATTTATTTAATTTATTTTTATCCCAACTTATATTTCTTTTAGCCATGCAAACACCTCCGTAATAGGGATTAGAGACTAGGTTTATGGGGGCAAGAATTAGTATAATGGTAATAGTCCTTATCCCTGAACACCTAAATTTCAAAACAAAAAATGCCACTGACAACAGTTGAACACCTCTAAGGGTGTCTGTGTCAATGGCATTTGAACCATTTATTGTGTGTATAATATTTTATCACAAATTTATTTTGTTTTAAACGTAAAACCTTCCTTGAAATGCTATATAGGAAATATGTAAAATTCTATAACTCTATGACTAAGGAGGTATTTTATGAGGCATAGTGTTTTTTGACTATAAAATTGGTAATTCTCATGAGCATATTTTTAATACCATTTACTGTAATTGCAGAAAATATAATTATTCGCTTTATTGCAGGTTCTTTATTAGGCATGTCACTTATTATATTTCTT is drawn from Bacillota bacterium and contains these coding sequences:
- a CDS encoding TnsA endonuclease C-terminal domain-containing protein, encoding MAKRNISWDKNKLNKWIQEGRGQGKGKDYKPWLTVQDFPSKGRVTRIFGWKTKRTHHFFTDTETRYFYLLEWQDDVLDIREHFPLFNCEEVIENKAGLNFDLFKDKDTGTPYILSTSFLITLKKPNGKITYLARSLKADYELERKTALERLEIERRYWQSQNIDWGIVTQKEIPVVKAKNIEWIHSSLYPTDERGFTDEEADYYCNAFVEKLAGSNTSIRNFAIQFDRLFNLDTGSGVYIFKRLIALKRIMVDMNKKIDINDSTQSIEIAQQSLPERVGVL